In Hyperolius riggenbachi isolate aHypRig1 chromosome 1, aHypRig1.pri, whole genome shotgun sequence, the genomic window tctttaggatccagaggcgtccCCCTCTTGAGGTAAGTACCTGTTAGGGAAACTTTTTAccctttaggtacactttaatgcctagtacacaccatgcaatttcccatcagatagatggatcgaatcgattattccggcaggtccgattcgcgataatttttctgatcgattttccaatcacttctttaccaaactgatcagaaaagtgattggaaatcagattggacctgttggaaataatctatttgACTTGATTATCTGAcggtaaattgcatggtgtgtaccagacatgagagaaagtgaattggatcgggcccattgtCCCTTATTCATTtgccttttctcttgagttttctcacaggagaggatttcacaccttatcaacaaaACATATTTTAAGCTTCCAATAGGaataaaaaaatactcaaaataagtttgatattccTTCTTTATCTACTTTTTAGTAGTTTTTTAGTTGCCAGGTCCTGAACATGTATTTTGTAGATAATATGGAAAATTATCTCaaaaggagaaaacgtaggaggaaGTTAGATGGTGAACAAGGTGTCCTTGAATAAAATGAGAACAACTTCTATTTCCAGAAAGAGCATAGAGTTCTTCTGTAGTCAGTACCCTGGTATGCACAAATATCAAATACTGCTTCTCAGACTTACCCAATATCCAGCCTTCTGGGAGATTTCCAGAGGTCAAGATTGTATGTAAGCTTGAATGTTTTAGGATATAGGAGTCATGTGTAGATCCAGGATATCCAGCTACCAGGTTAAGAATCCTCATGTCAGAGGCACATACCATCTGAACATTTAAGGAGTGAaaattcttgctgtttctgtaaaTATCTTCTGTTGGGGGAGACAAAGCCACATGTGTGCAGTCAATTATCCCCATGACGTCAGGGAAAGAGGACATCTTATAAAAACCATCTTTTATTGTCTGTATTGCAgctttgtctgctgggaaaacAATATACTGTGGGGTTAACTTGTTGATGGCCTTTAGGACTTGAGTCAGGTGTCTGCTGAAGCTAGGCTGAGATATGCCCGACAGGGCGGACACTGTCCCTTGAAAGGATGCAGAGGAAAAATAGTGTAGAGCACTGAGCAGCTTTACCATCCCCGGAACAGCATGGTTGCGTTCACAGTTTGGCTCTATATCTTGCTGGATCTGGTCATATAACTCCAGTATAACTTCAGTGCTGAAGCGATACCTTGATCTAACTTCTTCCTCATTTAATCCAAAGAGGGATATCCTTGGTCTAAACACACGTTCTTTATGCTTCTGGTTAGAATTGGGATCTTGCTGCAATAGGTCTTCCTCTGTGTCTTCATCATGTATACGAAACATTGTGTGTAGTTCCATAACTGGGCTGCAGAGAAGCAAAAAGAATGTGGAGTTAACATAATATTCATATCACACATTCACCTGCACCGGAAAAGTAATTACTCACATCAAGAACACAACAGCAGCATAAATTAAAGTTTATGTACAGTTTTCCAAAGTTTTCTCTCATCTGCTGGCCTACTCTCTGCATAATTAAGTAAAGCATGTCTGAGAAGCACACATGGTCCAAAAACTTGTGTGGCCCAAAATCATAATGTTACCTTAGAGAAATCTCTATCTGggaggcagtggcggctccaggaattttttttagggggtgctatgcaggtgctggaccaatttccgggggagctgacgacctgcggcgcgcgaagcgcgccgcgccaaaaatgggtgtggctacaacctgcggcgcgcgaagcgcgccgcggcgaaaaaatgggcgtggtcatgaccggatgagggcggggctaactgtaatttaaagtgaacccagggtgagagtgatatggtggctgccatatttatttccttttaaacaatactagttgcctggcagccctgctgatctatttggctgtagtagtgaactgaattacaccagaaacaagccatgcagctaatcttgtcagttctgacaatattgtcagaaacccctgacctgctgcatgcttgttcagggtctatggttgaaagaataagaggcagaggaccagcacggcagccaggcaactggtattgcttaaagggagataaatatggcagcctcaatattattctcacctcgggttccctttaaaagtgcaacgcaaagacagagggcccaagttttggtgaccctttt contains:
- the LOC137506317 gene encoding putative nuclease HARBI1 isoform X5, whose amino-acid sequence is MELHTMFRIHDEDTEEDLLQQDPNSNQKHKERVFRPRISLFGLNEEEVRSRYRFSTEVILELYDQIQQDIEPNCERNHAVPGMVKLLSALHYFSSASFQGTVSALSGISQPSFSRHLTQVLKAINKLTPQYIVFPADKAAIQTIKDGFYKMSSFPDVMGIIDCTHVALSPPTEDIYRNSKNFHSLNVQMVCASDMRILNLVAGYPGSTHDSYILKHSSLHTILTSGNLPEGWILGDDAYPVTEWLLTPIKDPKTKAEKNYNAAHKAAHSIIEHTFGSLKSRFRCLDRSGGVLQYSPEKGAQIILACCILHNLAVSRNVHVDILDDLEAPPPVPPVSKEENTDAGKQARTRVINQFFT
- the LOC137506317 gene encoding putative nuclease HARBI1 isoform X1, which encodes MRSGLGTGGRERRSSGCSPVMELHTMFRIHDEDTEEDLLQQDPNSNQKHKERVFRPRISLFGLNEEEVRSRYRFSTEVILELYDQIQQDIEPNCERNHAVPGMVKLLSALHYFSSASFQGTVSALSGISQPSFSRHLTQVLKAINKLTPQYIVFPADKAAIQTIKDGFYKMSSFPDVMGIIDCTHVALSPPTEDIYRNSKNFHSLNVQMVCASDMRILNLVAGYPGSTHDSYILKHSSLHTILTSGNLPEGWILGDDAYPVTEWLLTPIKDPKTKAEKNYNAAHKAAHSIIEHTFGSLKSRFRCLDRSGGVLQYSPEKGAQIILACCILHNLAVSRNVHVDILDDLEAPPPVPPVSKEENTDAGKQARTRVINQFFT
- the LOC137506317 gene encoding putative nuclease HARBI1 isoform X4; the encoded protein is MEKIPVMELHTMFRIHDEDTEEDLLQQDPNSNQKHKERVFRPRISLFGLNEEEVRSRYRFSTEVILELYDQIQQDIEPNCERNHAVPGMVKLLSALHYFSSASFQGTVSALSGISQPSFSRHLTQVLKAINKLTPQYIVFPADKAAIQTIKDGFYKMSSFPDVMGIIDCTHVALSPPTEDIYRNSKNFHSLNVQMVCASDMRILNLVAGYPGSTHDSYILKHSSLHTILTSGNLPEGWILGDDAYPVTEWLLTPIKDPKTKAEKNYNAAHKAAHSIIEHTFGSLKSRFRCLDRSGGVLQYSPEKGAQIILACCILHNLAVSRNVHVDILDDLEAPPPVPPVSKEENTDAGKQARTRVINQFFT
- the LOC137506317 gene encoding putative nuclease HARBI1 isoform X2, with product MFLEQSSPVMELHTMFRIHDEDTEEDLLQQDPNSNQKHKERVFRPRISLFGLNEEEVRSRYRFSTEVILELYDQIQQDIEPNCERNHAVPGMVKLLSALHYFSSASFQGTVSALSGISQPSFSRHLTQVLKAINKLTPQYIVFPADKAAIQTIKDGFYKMSSFPDVMGIIDCTHVALSPPTEDIYRNSKNFHSLNVQMVCASDMRILNLVAGYPGSTHDSYILKHSSLHTILTSGNLPEGWILGDDAYPVTEWLLTPIKDPKTKAEKNYNAAHKAAHSIIEHTFGSLKSRFRCLDRSGGVLQYSPEKGAQIILACCILHNLAVSRNVHVDILDDLEAPPPVPPVSKEENTDAGKQARTRVINQFFT
- the LOC137506317 gene encoding putative nuclease HARBI1 isoform X3; translation: MYLFLDPVMELHTMFRIHDEDTEEDLLQQDPNSNQKHKERVFRPRISLFGLNEEEVRSRYRFSTEVILELYDQIQQDIEPNCERNHAVPGMVKLLSALHYFSSASFQGTVSALSGISQPSFSRHLTQVLKAINKLTPQYIVFPADKAAIQTIKDGFYKMSSFPDVMGIIDCTHVALSPPTEDIYRNSKNFHSLNVQMVCASDMRILNLVAGYPGSTHDSYILKHSSLHTILTSGNLPEGWILGDDAYPVTEWLLTPIKDPKTKAEKNYNAAHKAAHSIIEHTFGSLKSRFRCLDRSGGVLQYSPEKGAQIILACCILHNLAVSRNVHVDILDDLEAPPPVPPVSKEENTDAGKQARTRVINQFFT